The Brassica napus cultivar Da-Ae chromosome C1, Da-Ae, whole genome shotgun sequence DNA segment gttctccttcctcttcatctCTTTCTCAAGCGCATCAATCCTCTCAACCATCGCCTTCTGCTTCCTGCCATTCTTTTTCAAATGATATTGGCAATTTTCAATGTCCTCAAGCCTCTTCTCCATTGCCTTCATCCTCTTACTCCTCCTTTTTAAAACGACTTGGCTCTTTTCCATGACACAGAGCCTCTTGTTCATTGTCTCCACCTTCACACTCACTTCACTCAAACATGTCATCAACCTCTCTTCAATCCCTTTCAAAACGTCCTCCAAACTTGCATTAGAGGAGGATGCTTCTTCATTCACCTTCATTTTGTCTTTCTTCGTAGGAAATTTCCTTGCAGCCACATCTAACTCATAGAGATCTTTCCACCAGATAGGCTTCTCCTTAACAGTAAGCCATGAGCTCCACAAATTACTTGGCCCATCTTCATTTTCATAGTCTGGCTCGTCCTCCATTATACGCGCCATGAGAGTTTCTTTATCAATAGTAGGAGCCAAAACACTTTTAATCACCTGAAAATAGAACCAAAAAACGCTTATTATATCCCACTCacttaataaaaccaaaaatccGAAACAATATCAAACACATACCTTCGTTTTTCCAAGTGCATTGTACAAATCCTCAAGTGGATAACCCTTCATGCTGTTACTTTGGAACCGCCACTTGCACATCCTCGGACAGTTAGCAAGACAACCGGCTACATGTTCTCTGAATTGAGCATTCAGAGCTGGAATACACTCAAATGCCAGCAtctacaaatataatttttttaaaataaagcaATCATACAAACAAGAATATGCCAaaacaaaacttatataaagAAGTGAAGTTTACCTCTAAAGGAAGTATGAAGCCAGGAAAGTTGATATTCTTCTTAGCTTTCCCATTGAGACGCTTCATCAAGCGATTAATGGACCGGATATTATCATCAAACGTCAAGTGACCCCAAGGAAAGGTTTTGCAATCCTCCACATCGTTGACGATTCTTAGAATGAAAGAGTCAAAGGGGGCATTATACCTTCCCCTCCCTCTGATAACAGTGCCCAAGAAGTAGAGCACCGCCATCCTAAGTCGATCCCCACACGCTCTCATGCTCAACAGCTTCTCTTCAACAGATTTCATGGTTATCGCTTTGTGTGACACAAAATGCCTATCTACAAACTCATAGCTCCCCAACTCCTCATACTTATCCGGGTATCCACTGCAGTCCAAACCTGAGATGAGTGCATGCTCTCTGATGGAATACCGGATGGGCACGCCATTAACCGCAAACCAAGATGTGTCCTCTCCCTCTTCTAAGGGAATGGTTCGCAATAGAAGCATCCACACACCCAGCAGCTTCAAGTATGGTTCATCGGGCATGTGGAAAATATGACAAAACTGAGGGTGGTTCTCGAACCACTTCAACTCAGGCTTAAGCGTCTTGATGGTAGCCACCGTGTTACTCACATAGCACTTGCTTTGTATCTTGCATGTCTTGGTGAACTCGGTGTTCTTGAAGTATAGCACATCAGGTGGCAATGGTTGGCATTCCTGAaaaccatataaaattatattaacattttatttattaatctgTCCAGAAGGAATAAggatcatataatttttttttcctagtaATACTAGTCGCACCAGTAATACACCaacaataacaaaattttttaactaaaacgAGAGAAATAATTTTGGGAATGAGTACCTGAGATGTCGCTGACAGATGATCAGTCTCATTCTCCTGTGCAGGATGATCAGTCTCGTTTTCATGTGCTGACAGATCATCCCTATCATTTCCAGTTGAAAGCTCTTCTACATGTTGTTCTTCTACATgagcaatgtttttttttgtagactTTCCTTTCTTCTGCTTAGTATTTTTCTTTCCTCCACGCTTTGGTTTTGTCATTATCTCGATCTTCTGGATATCCTGTAACAAAAAACATTCAATCATAATTGAAACTGAAACCGACTTTCAATCTGCATATGTTCACTTATCCAACATTCAATTCAGTATTATTACATTCCAAAGTTTCACACAAACAATTACATAAACACTAATACTAATAAGAACTATAACCAAATTGCTTTCAATCAGCATAGATAAATCTGTTTCCTTTCAAACCCTATTTCTAGAAAGATCCACATTGCTTCCCTTTCAATTCGCTTCTATTTTCTCATTCCAATAATCATTTAACCATTCACACACAAATTTCTACCAATTATTTTTGAACCCACATTACAAATGAACATATAACTCAAAAGaaagaggaagaaagaaaaaacttaCCCAGATTTTCGAAAATGAGGAAGATGGAGCCGAAGGCTTCTGTTGAAGGAGACACACGGAATTGAAAGCTTCTGTAAGAGAGAGGTGATTCGTCGCACAAATTGATTTcgaacaaagagaagaagaatagGTGATTTCGTCGATTATGGTTTGCGCCAAAAGGAAAAGGGGTAAAGTGGTGTCGGGCTGGTGGGGATGGAGAGAAGAAAAAACTCTGATTAGGTTAGAGGGTTAGCTTAGGTTTAATTGTAGTTTTGTAAGTTTATTAAGGGTAATTTTGTATTTACTgacatttttgtaattaaaataaataaaaaattaaatgatttattAGGTGGGGGTAAATAAGCATGAAGGATAGAGTTAATAGGGCAAATAAGAATAAAGTCCGGAAAGGAAAGTAATCTATATTGACCCACTTGAAAATTTTGTATTCTCATTACCCCATTTCTTTTTTAACTACCCTATCATATTTTCCCTCTCTCTATTACCCTcaactattaattatattattatctttatCTAGCAGCCCCATGTgttatttctaattttaaaattaaaaagcggACCCTTCAACCCTCATAAAGCCCATAATTTATTGGACACCTAACAGGCGACCCCACACCCCATCTACCTCTCTCCTTCTCACAGCTGTCCATCTTGTTCTCTTTTCTCACATCTTGCTCCCTTTTTCCCAAGCACCTACGAATCATTATTCCCCTTCAAGCTCCATTGACGTTTTTTAAAGGTTCTTTTGACGAAAATTGGTACGTTTTTTTCATGaaattttcataataatataCTACTTATGTTCTATGTGTTATGAgtaacgaaaaaaataaaaacttagcTGTAAAAATCGTGAAAGTTTTCAAAGAAATATGAAAGTAAAATTTGAGGAAGAATCTCCTTTTTAACACGattttgatagaaaaaaaacataaaaaaggtGTTAGACGATATTGTGGGTTTTGTAACACGTTATTTGTTGATTAAACAAACTTAAACCgatgaaaaaataaagttttaggTATATTGGTATAAAAATGAAGTTACAGgactattttgtatatttatgcTAATTTTTCACTGTTTTAAAGCAAAATAATACATTACAATATTGGTAGATGATATTGTGGGTTGTATAATACCTTTTTGGTCAGTCAAAAGGGTTAAATCaacaaaagtgaaaatttaTAGAAACTATTGGAATTACTAGTACTACTAAGGTAAAACATGTATTACTTGTATTACTTGTATTATTAAATCTAATATGTACCAAAGATCTTGGACAACTTAGATTCTTTAAACGGTTAactaatcataatttttgtttcaggTAATCTATGGTCTCTCCTATTACAATCATATGTTTTGATCACGGAGGAAGTTACATCAAAGATGGGGGTGAGAGAAGATGGATCTCGGGAGAAGATGAAATTCACACTCTAGTGATGAAGACAGCTGTGGAAGAGATTACGTATTCTGAATTGGTTGAGAGTATATGCAGAAAGATTAAGGCAAATGGATATGGGAGGGTGAAGATTAGCTACTTTCCAATGGTATTGTATTCGAACAAGCCATCATATATTTGGTGTGATGAAGACGTTTTGGGCTATCTCATGCAAGTAAATCATGATAAATGTAGAAGTGTTTTACATGTGGAGATCAGCAACGACATGGATGATACATATGGTGATCCTTCACTTTCaggagatgatgatgaaacTGATGATAGCTATGTTGCTCtttctgatggagatgatgatgaaacTGATGATAGCTATGTTGGTCTTTCTGATGGGACCGAGGAAGATGGAACTGAACAAGATGGAACTGATCAGGATCATGAGATGGATGGCATGGTTGCGCTTTACAGAGCCGAACAACATGAAGACATTGAGATGCATGAAAATTTAGAGCATGGGTATGAAGGAACAGAAGTAAGAGTGGAAGTTGAAGCTGCAAGAGCGGAAGTTGAAGCTGCAAGAGCAGGAGTTGAAGCTGCAAGAGGAGTAGTTCAAGCCACGACAGCAGTAGAAGAAGAATGGGATGATGGTCTCGATTTGGTTAAGGGTCAAGAATTCAGAACTTAGGTAGCCATGCAAGTTCTAGTTCAGAGGGGTGCACATAAGAATGGTTTTGAGTATGAAACAACTAAGTCCGATACTGTGAGATTTGTGGCAAAATGTCGAGGAGCCAAAGAAGGTTGCAAGTGGTATTTGCGTGTAGCAAAGCTTAAGAATTCAGATCTTTGGACAGTTAGAACTTACAATAAGTCTCATACATGCTCAGTAGTAACTACAAGTACCCTTAGAAATAGAAGGAGAGGCACACCACAGGTTGTCGCATCTGTTTTGAGTGAAGAATATCCCGgtagatatgacacaccaacacCAAATGATCTGATCAGTATGGTTACCCACAAGGTTGGTGTTGATGTGTCATATGCCACAGCATGGAGAGGAAAAAGGATGGCTGCTAATGAAGTCCGAGGTACTCCGGAAGAGAGTTTTTCTATGATACACTCGTATATGTACATGCTTAAGTTGAAGAATCCTGACTCAGTAAGTTATGTTGAAGTGGATGCGgcgaaaagatttaagtatctatttttcGCATTCGGAGCTTCCATAGAAGGGTTCACAGCGATGAGGAAAGTTATCATTGTGGATGGAACACATCTTAAGCATGTTTATGGTGGAGTTCTGCTTGTTGCGACGGCTCAAGATCCTGATCGTCACCACTACCCTATCGCATTTGGTGTAGTTGATGGTGAGAAAGACGAAAGCTGGACATGGTTTATGAATAAGCTGAGGTCAGTGATATCAGATGAAGGCGAATTGGTGTTTCTTTCAGATAGAAATGGAAGCTTGATCAAGTCAATACGTGAGGTGTTCCCAACGGCCGCACATGGATATTGTATCTGGCATTTGTCTCAAAATGTCAAAGGACATGTTTTCAACAACAGAGACGCTTGCGCAAGCAAGTTTACAGAGTGTGCACATGCTTATACAGTGGCTGAGTTCGATGATCTCTATGAGAGCTTTTCCAGAAGGTATCCTTCTGCTGCGGCGTATCTGGAGAAAAGTGTTGAAGTGAGAAAATGGGAAAGATGTTACTTTGAAGGAGACATATACAATGTTAACACAACCAATGCAGCAGAATCCATTAATGGTGTTCTTCGGGAAGCGAGGAAATTCTTCTTGCTACCGATGATTGATGTTATCATCAAGAAAATGGCTGAATGGTTTAACAAACATAGGAAGAAGGCAGCTGAAATACCAGTCACAAAGAAGCTTGTGCCAACAGTGGAAAAAGGAGTTGTCAAAAAGATGTTTGGAAGCGAGGTGTTTAGATGTTGTTGAGATAAACAGCTTCCACCTTGAGTACAATGTCAATGGTAGTGACGGAAAGATTTATACGGTTGATTTGGCAAGAAAAATGTGCACCTGCAGGTGTTTTGATATAGACAAAATCCCATGTGTTCATGCTGCAGCTGCTGTCAAGTTCTTGAGCGTAGGAAGAGATCTTCATCTACAAGAGTTTTGTTCGAAATACTATTTGGTGGAGTTGTGGGCATTGGCATACTGTAGGACAATTTATCCTGTTCCTCATAT contains these protein-coding regions:
- the LOC125580104 gene encoding protein FAR1-RELATED SEQUENCE 5-like; the encoded protein is MQVLVQRGAHKNGFEYETTKSDTVRFVAKCRGAKEGCKWYLRVAKLKNSDLWTVRTYNKSHTCSVVTTSTLRNRRRGTPQVVASVLSEEYPGRYDTPTPNDLISMVTHKVGVDVSYATAWRGKRMAANEVRGTPEESFSMIHSYMYMLKLKNPDSVSYVEVDAAKRFKYLFFAFGASIEGFTAMRKVIIVDGTHLKHVYGGVLLVATAQDPDRHHYPIAFGVVDGEKDESWTWFMNKLRSVISDEGELVFLSDRNGSLIKSIREVFPTAAHGYCIWHLSQNVKGHVFNNRDACASKFTECAHAYTVAEFDDLYESFSRRYPSAAAYLEKSVEVRKWERCYFEGDIYNVNTTNAAESINGVLREARKFFLLPMIDVIIKKMAEWFNKHRKKAAEIPVTKKLVPTVEKGVVKKMFGSEMRFEHLKFFPQYMKKRKDPLKSKGFHLPENLVDEEDDEDEEGKEAEAGEGEADVCMNILNVEVLLQPPSNMGTTLLTTMCNVNY
- the LOC125580415 gene encoding uncharacterized protein At3g43530-like, translating into MTKPKRGGKKNTKQKKGKSTKKNIAHVEEQHVEELSTGNDRDDLSAHENETDHPAQENETDHLSATSQECQPLPPDVLYFKNTEFTKTCKIQSKCYVSNTVATIKTLKPELKWFENHPQFCHIFHMPDEPYLKLLGVWMLLLRTIPLEEGEDTSWFAVNGVPIRYSIREHALISGLDCSGYPDKYEELGSYEFVDRHFVSHKAITMKSVEEKLLSMRACGDRLRMAVLYFLGTVIRGRGRYNAPFDSFILRIVNDVEDCKTFPWGHLTFDDNIRSINRLMKRLNGKAKKNINFPGFILPLEMLAFECIPALNAQFREHVAGCLANCPRMCKWRFQSNSMKGYPLEDLYNALGKTKVIKSVLAPTIDKETLMARIMEDEPDYENEDGPSNLWSSWLTVKEKPIWWKDLYELDVAARKFPTKKDKMKVNEEASSSNASLEDVLKGIEERLMTCLSEVSVKVETMNKRLCVMEKSQVVLKRRSKRMKAMEKRLEDIENCQYHLKKNGRKQKAMVERIDALEKEMKRKENENVEGFDYQNMDFDWDGGRSVDAEMVEEPEGQKAEETDKEEEKEEAEIEKKGKDGEEEAQKENTSSEEEKELEVQVEEDKEAEEEKEQEVETENKEGEAAQTQAEDDEEKGEEEVEKEGENTAETEPPVEVEEEVQKKIEEEGEENVENEHLAEVEEEVQNENEEELNEGKEVEEEPEQKEAELDEGKEVEEEPEQTEKVEKEDRIYTEEEKKRWILTVCKTDDVPPVEKTGGTEETSRTPARGGVKHRPKLMAVRKHATKKRGRPRKAEKPHKFTTPLPTKRIRAPSQYVTTPFTEANTDEIEGRKKKPKTKA